In Porphyrobacter sp. LM 6, one DNA window encodes the following:
- the dnaA gene encoding chromosomal replication initiator protein DnaA, giving the protein MEDADAVNLAADWSDISQGLRKDLGHQLHSQWIKPIQVGGLNRDTGTLDLYLPTEFSANWVRDRFHDRLQLAWKIARSEVRSVNIQVHPGRRQLPDLRLDDGRRPANDGVSAIAMAAGAMGDATFTSSVGLDPSLTFAAFVTGEANILACNAAQRMAALEQPQFSPLYLKAATGQGKTHLLHAIGHGYLHAHPRARIFYCSAERFMVEFVQALKSSQTIEFKARLRSFDLLLVDDIQFIIGKASAQEELLYTIDALLAEGKRLVFAADRAPQALDGVEPRLLSRLSMGLVADIQPADIELRKKILVSKLTRFAPLNVPEDVVDFLARTITRNVRELVGGLNKLIAYAQLTGQDVSLQLAEEQLTDILSANRRRITIDEIQRTVCQFYRIDRAEMSSKRRARAVVRPRQVAMYLSKVLTPRSYPEIGRKFGGRDHSTVIHAVRLIEDLRQRDADMDGDVRSLLRQLES; this is encoded by the coding sequence ATGGAAGACGCAGACGCCGTAAACCTTGCCGCCGATTGGTCCGACATCAGCCAGGGGCTGCGCAAGGATCTCGGGCACCAGCTGCATAGCCAGTGGATCAAGCCGATTCAGGTCGGCGGGCTCAACCGGGATACCGGCACGCTCGATCTCTATTTGCCGACCGAGTTCTCGGCCAACTGGGTGCGCGACCGCTTCCACGACCGGTTGCAACTGGCATGGAAGATTGCGCGCAGCGAAGTTCGCAGCGTCAACATCCAGGTGCATCCGGGCCGCCGTCAACTGCCCGACCTTCGTCTCGATGATGGCCGCCGCCCCGCCAATGACGGCGTTAGCGCGATCGCCATGGCCGCCGGTGCGATGGGCGATGCGACGTTCACGTCGTCGGTCGGCCTCGATCCATCGCTGACCTTCGCGGCCTTCGTGACGGGTGAGGCGAACATCCTCGCCTGCAATGCAGCCCAGCGCATGGCCGCGCTTGAACAGCCGCAGTTCTCGCCTCTTTATCTCAAGGCCGCTACCGGTCAGGGCAAGACCCACCTGCTGCATGCGATCGGCCACGGCTATCTGCACGCCCACCCGCGTGCGCGAATCTTCTACTGCTCGGCCGAGCGCTTCATGGTCGAATTCGTGCAGGCACTGAAGTCGAGCCAGACGATCGAGTTCAAGGCGCGCCTGCGCTCGTTCGATCTGCTGCTGGTGGACGATATCCAGTTCATCATTGGCAAGGCGAGCGCGCAAGAAGAACTGCTCTACACGATTGACGCGCTGCTGGCCGAAGGCAAGCGGCTGGTCTTCGCTGCCGACCGCGCCCCGCAGGCGCTCGACGGGGTCGAGCCTCGTCTGCTCTCACGCCTGTCGATGGGCCTCGTGGCTGACATTCAGCCCGCCGACATCGAACTGCGCAAGAAGATCCTGGTGTCCAAGCTGACGCGCTTCGCTCCGCTCAATGTGCCGGAAGATGTGGTCGACTTCCTCGCCCGAACCATTACCCGCAACGTGCGCGAGCTAGTGGGCGGTCTGAACAAGCTGATCGCCTATGCCCAGCTGACCGGGCAGGACGTGTCGCTCCAGCTGGCCGAAGAGCAGCTGACCGACATCCTTTCGGCTAACCGCCGTCGGATCACGATCGACGAGATCCAGCGCACCGTGTGCCAGTTCTACCGCATCGACCGCGCGGAAATGAGCAGCAAGCGCCGTGCCCGTGCCGTTGTCCGCCCGCGTCAGGTGGCGATGTATCTCTCGAAGGTGCTCACCCCCCGCAGCTATCCGGAAATCGGGCGCAAGTTCGGCGGGCGCGACCACTCGACCGTGATCCACGCGGTGCGTCTGATTGAAGATCTGCGCCAGCGCGATGCCGATATGGACGGCGACGTACGCAGCCTGCTGCGCCAGCTCGAAAGCTGA